The following proteins are encoded in a genomic region of alpha proteobacterium U9-1i:
- a CDS encoding transcriptional regulator of ArsR family: MAASTLSPAAFAAQTGEAARLLKTLGHQARLAVLCQLVEGERSAGALQRGSGLSQSALSQHLAKLREEGLVATRREAQTIFYSLADPKAARVIETLVAIYCPPEE; this comes from the coding sequence ATGGCCGCTTCCACCCTCTCCCCGGCCGCGTTCGCCGCCCAGACGGGCGAAGCGGCGCGCTTGCTGAAAACGCTGGGCCACCAGGCCCGGCTGGCGGTGCTCTGCCAATTGGTCGAGGGCGAACGCTCGGCCGGCGCTTTGCAGCGCGGCTCCGGCCTGTCGCAATCGGCGCTGTCGCAACATCTCGCCAAGCTCCGCGAAGAGGGCCTCGTCGCTACGCGTCGCGAAGCGCAAACCATCTTCTACAGTTTAGCCGATCCGAAAGCAGCGCGCGTCATCGAGACGCTTGTGGCGATTTATTGCCCTCCAGAGGAATGA
- a CDS encoding Zn-dependent hydrolases (including glyoxylases) — translation MSARPIVRAFFDEPTFTVSYLVSDPATKRAAIIDSVLDFDAKSGRTATISAQAILDAVRADELTVDWILETHAHADHLSAAPFLKAATGAPIVIGTHITDVQAVFKKVFNLDDVVPDGRPFGKLVGDGEMLPLGELQIEAIYTPGHTPACMSYKIGDALFVGDTLFMPDYGTARCDFPGGDARTLYRSIRRLLALPDNTRIFMCHDYKAPGRDDYVWESSVSDQRAKNVHIRDGVNEDDFVRMREARDKTLSMPALILPSIQINIRAGELPPAEDNGVRYLKLPLNAL, via the coding sequence ATGTCCGCCCGCCCGATCGTTCGCGCCTTCTTCGATGAGCCCACGTTTACGGTGAGCTATCTTGTTTCTGATCCGGCGACCAAGCGCGCCGCGATCATCGATAGCGTGCTCGATTTCGACGCCAAGTCGGGCCGTACCGCGACGATCTCGGCGCAAGCGATCCTCGACGCCGTGCGCGCCGATGAGCTTACGGTCGATTGGATTCTCGAAACCCACGCCCACGCGGACCATCTCTCCGCAGCGCCGTTTCTAAAGGCCGCAACTGGCGCGCCGATCGTGATCGGCACGCACATCACCGACGTGCAAGCGGTGTTCAAGAAGGTGTTCAACCTTGATGACGTCGTTCCCGACGGCCGCCCGTTTGGAAAACTTGTCGGCGACGGAGAAATGCTGCCGCTTGGTGAGCTTCAGATCGAGGCGATCTACACCCCAGGCCATACGCCGGCTTGCATGAGCTACAAAATCGGCGACGCGCTTTTCGTCGGCGATACGTTGTTCATGCCCGACTACGGCACAGCGCGCTGCGACTTTCCCGGTGGCGATGCGCGTACGCTCTATCGCTCCATCCGAAGGCTGCTCGCGCTGCCGGATAATACACGCATATTTATGTGCCATGACTATAAGGCTCCCGGTCGAGATGATTATGTCTGGGAATCTAGCGTTTCCGACCAACGCGCGAAGAATGTGCACATCCGCGATGGCGTCAACGAAGACGATTTCGTTCGGATGCGTGAGGCGCGAGACAAGACACTTTCGATGCCTGCACTGATACTGCCGTCCATTCAGATCAACATCCGCGCGGGCGAGTTGCCGCCGGCCGAGGACAATGGCGTGCGTTATCTGAAGCTGCCGCTCAACGCGCTCTGA
- a CDS encoding putative diheme cytochrome c-553: protein MRIFAFAALAAALAACAPQTSEPTEADLVARGDYLVNGVVLCGDCHTPRLETGAPDETRKLHGADLQMPPPLATLAPQLAGIPSNYTREQFTSFLQTGARPDGSQPRPPMPPYRLNADDARAVTAYIASLPAAQ from the coding sequence ATGCGGATTTTTGCTTTCGCGGCGTTGGCCGCGGCGCTGGCGGCGTGCGCGCCGCAAACGAGCGAGCCAACCGAAGCCGATCTGGTCGCGCGGGGCGACTATCTCGTGAACGGCGTGGTGCTGTGCGGCGATTGCCATACGCCGCGTTTGGAGACTGGCGCGCCGGACGAGACGCGCAAGCTACACGGCGCTGATTTGCAAATGCCTCCGCCATTGGCGACGCTCGCGCCACAGCTCGCCGGTATTCCGTCGAACTACACGCGCGAGCAATTCACGTCGTTCCTGCAAACGGGCGCGCGGCCAGATGGGTCGCAACCACGCCCGCCGATGCCGCCCTATCGTCTCAACGCAGATGATGCGCGCGCTGTCACGGCTTACATCGCAAGCCTCCCTGCGGCGCAGTAA
- a CDS encoding 2'-5' RNA ligase, whose protein sequence is MSLRLFAAIAIPDEVAGRLVALQKGVGGAKWRPRENLHLTLRFFGDIAEPVADDLDAALEEAARPIAPFEISLKGAGTFGGVDPHALWVGVAESAALSKLAANCEKAARRVGLKPEPHKFTPHVTLAYLSNAALDRVQAFTAGLGLFATEPFRVDRFGLYSSITRKSAPSLYRLEAEYPLFG, encoded by the coding sequence ATGTCGCTTCGTCTCTTCGCCGCAATCGCTATTCCCGACGAGGTCGCCGGTCGTCTCGTCGCGCTCCAAAAAGGCGTCGGCGGTGCGAAATGGCGCCCGCGCGAAAACCTGCACCTCACATTGCGTTTCTTCGGCGATATCGCCGAACCCGTCGCCGACGATCTCGATGCAGCATTGGAAGAAGCGGCGCGCCCGATTGCGCCGTTTGAAATTTCGCTGAAGGGCGCGGGGACATTTGGAGGCGTCGATCCGCACGCATTGTGGGTGGGCGTCGCGGAGAGCGCGGCGCTGTCGAAGCTGGCGGCGAATTGTGAAAAGGCGGCTCGGCGGGTCGGGCTCAAACCGGAACCGCACAAGTTCACGCCGCACGTGACGTTGGCCTATCTCTCAAACGCGGCGCTCGACCGCGTTCAGGCGTTTACGGCGGGCCTTGGCCTGTTCGCGACAGAGCCATTCCGCGTCGATCGCTTCGGCCTCTATTCAAGCATCACACGCAAATCCGCCCCGAGCCTTTACAGGCTCGAGGCGGAATATCCGTTGTTCGGATAG
- a CDS encoding NAD-dependent protein deacetylase of SIR2 family, with protein sequence MIYDRIFILTGAGISAESGLGTFRDKGGLWSEFKIEEVATIEGYRRDPKKVLDFYNFRRAKHRDVAPNAAHAALAKLQQGAAKRGRAITLCTQNIDNLHERAGSTDVIHMHGEIGKSRCGDCGDVRASDGELLLDLGCPACGRIGGLRPHVVWFGEMPLEMDRIYEELALADLFVSIGTSGAVYPAAGFVAAARRAGIATLELNLEPSENAEMFDGAHYGPASEVVPAWVRDVLND encoded by the coding sequence ATGATTTATGATCGGATTTTCATCCTGACCGGCGCAGGAATTTCTGCGGAGTCGGGTCTCGGCACATTTCGCGACAAGGGCGGTCTGTGGAGCGAGTTCAAGATTGAAGAGGTCGCGACAATCGAGGGCTATCGCCGCGATCCAAAGAAAGTATTGGATTTCTACAATTTTCGCCGCGCCAAGCATCGCGATGTCGCGCCAAACGCGGCGCACGCGGCGCTCGCGAAACTGCAGCAAGGCGCGGCCAAACGCGGACGGGCGATCACGCTCTGCACGCAGAATATCGACAATCTCCATGAGCGCGCGGGATCGACCGACGTGATCCATATGCACGGCGAGATCGGAAAATCGCGCTGCGGCGACTGCGGCGATGTGCGCGCCTCCGATGGCGAATTGTTGCTCGATCTGGGCTGTCCTGCCTGCGGACGCATCGGCGGGTTGCGGCCGCACGTGGTGTGGTTTGGCGAAATGCCGCTTGAAATGGACCGCATCTACGAAGAGCTGGCGCTGGCCGATTTGTTCGTCTCAATCGGTACATCGGGCGCGGTCTATCCGGCAGCGGGTTTCGTGGCGGCGGCGCGCCGCGCGGGCATCGCGACATTGGAGCTGAACCTCGAACCCTCCGAGAACGCCGAGATGTTCGATGGTGCACATTACGGGCCGGCAAGCGAGGTCGTGCCCGCATGGGTGCGTGATGTCCTCAATGACTAG
- a CDS encoding proline-rich protein: MKMRALAGLAVLVLATACAGVTPAGRNSGRAPSADAPPAMSTPAPVPAQQVQPAPRTVQQPAPLPPQQVQPAPQTVQQSAPLPPPPVERAPPVASEATVAPAPRPAPRDAEDDEVVVESTREGQVPPPEGDPRSNLERMRDVRAWDQCVSRAQARGESDPMRPALDTPEELCARSLGMSDRFAVPVSRRQR; this comes from the coding sequence ATGAAGATGCGCGCGCTCGCGGGCCTCGCTGTACTTGTCCTTGCAACCGCGTGCGCTGGCGTGACGCCGGCTGGCCGGAATTCAGGTCGCGCGCCTAGCGCCGACGCACCGCCGGCGATGAGCACGCCGGCGCCGGTGCCGGCGCAGCAGGTGCAACCGGCGCCGCGCACGGTTCAGCAACCCGCGCCGCTGCCGCCGCAGCAAGTGCAGCCGGCGCCGCAAACGGTTCAGCAATCCGCACCTTTGCCGCCGCCGCCGGTGGAGCGCGCCCCGCCGGTCGCATCCGAAGCCACCGTCGCGCCCGCGCCGCGCCCAGCGCCGCGCGACGCCGAGGATGATGAAGTCGTCGTTGAAAGCACGCGCGAAGGCCAAGTGCCGCCGCCTGAAGGCGATCCGCGCTCGAATCTGGAGCGGATGCGTGATGTGCGCGCCTGGGATCAGTGCGTGTCGCGGGCTCAAGCGCGCGGTGAAAGCGACCCGATGCGCCCCGCCCTCGATACGCCGGAAGAACTCTGCGCACGCTCTCTTGGCATGTCGGATCGCTTTGCAGTGCCGGTTAGCCGGCGTCAGCGTTAG
- a CDS encoding acetylglutamate kinase produces the protein MTGGVTQTLPPSLDELDALARIAWEDVPAGFRAMAGDVLIRIEDFASDDVLAEMDIEDPFELTGLYQGVDLTRQSVSDPSPIQPMVFLYRRPLLDEWIERGDVTLADLVFHVLVHEVGHHFGLSDEQMDALLEEAD, from the coding sequence ATGACCGGCGGCGTGACTCAAACCCTCCCCCCCTCGCTCGACGAATTGGACGCCCTTGCCCGCATCGCCTGGGAGGATGTGCCCGCTGGCTTCCGCGCTATGGCCGGCGACGTACTGATCCGGATCGAGGACTTTGCCAGCGACGACGTGCTTGCGGAGATGGACATCGAGGATCCGTTCGAGCTGACGGGCCTCTATCAAGGCGTCGATCTCACGCGGCAGAGCGTGAGCGATCCCTCGCCAATTCAGCCAATGGTGTTTCTCTACCGTCGCCCGCTGCTCGACGAGTGGATCGAGCGCGGCGACGTCACCCTCGCCGACCTCGTCTTCCACGTGCTGGTGCACGAGGTCGGCCACCATTTCGGCCTCAGCGACGAACAGATGGACGCGCTGCTGGAAGAAGCAGACTAA
- a CDS encoding hypothetical protein (FIG00901969), translating to MADSAAPIRQITKDEVYDAVAPTDFGAMLDIDRHLNRSTAFDKIISATHDHFWDPLDKKYIDFNDDFDPDTTDFVPDHLVPALLTDYVSNHFADKPADRIRFKSQVARWTMSSILHGEQGALNLSASLCHVLRDPGAQEYAANQTREEGRHVTAFAKYIIARWGTPLPCGTVLANLLQEIVHAPEVYKKIIGMQMLVEGLAMGAFATIFREWEDPLAKKLTQLVMTDEAFHHKFGKIWADRTIPKLSPEEHEIVENWAAHCFQTLLFNLVAPHQMNAIYGQFGLDPDKVMQGFQEVATDEARREHMKEGTNIFRVLVKTLWNAGIITERTKSFYATYIDLDEFKAEGDEMVGDAIADEGIQYLKTINFGINTGALGEIKAASAIAAE from the coding sequence ATGGCCGATTCCGCCGCTCCCATCCGCCAGATCACAAAGGACGAGGTCTACGACGCCGTCGCGCCGACCGATTTCGGTGCGATGCTCGATATCGACCGTCACCTCAACCGATCGACGGCGTTCGATAAGATTATCTCCGCGACCCACGACCACTTCTGGGATCCGCTCGACAAGAAATACATCGACTTCAACGACGACTTCGATCCTGACACGACCGACTTCGTGCCCGATCACCTCGTGCCGGCGCTGTTGACGGATTACGTGTCGAACCATTTCGCCGATAAGCCGGCCGATCGCATCCGCTTCAAAAGCCAAGTCGCGCGTTGGACAATGAGCTCGATCCTGCATGGTGAGCAGGGCGCCCTGAACCTCTCAGCTTCCCTCTGCCACGTGCTGCGCGATCCCGGCGCGCAAGAATACGCCGCCAACCAAACCCGCGAAGAGGGCCGCCACGTCACGGCGTTCGCGAAATACATCATCGCCCGCTGGGGCACGCCGCTTCCGTGCGGCACTGTGCTCGCAAACCTTTTGCAGGAAATCGTCCACGCGCCGGAGGTCTATAAAAAGATCATCGGCATGCAGATGCTGGTCGAGGGCCTGGCCATGGGCGCGTTCGCGACCATCTTCCGCGAGTGGGAAGACCCGTTGGCGAAGAAGCTGACGCAACTCGTCATGACCGACGAAGCCTTCCACCATAAGTTCGGGAAAATCTGGGCTGACCGCACCATTCCGAAGCTCAGCCCGGAAGAGCACGAGATTGTCGAGAACTGGGCCGCGCATTGCTTCCAGACGCTTCTGTTCAATCTGGTCGCGCCGCACCAGATGAATGCGATCTACGGCCAATTCGGTCTTGATCCCGACAAGGTGATGCAAGGCTTCCAAGAAGTCGCAACCGACGAAGCGCGCCGCGAGCACATGAAAGAAGGCACCAACATCTTCCGTGTGCTGGTAAAGACCCTCTGGAACGCCGGCATCATCACCGAGAGAACCAAGAGCTTCTACGCCACCTATATCGACCTCGACGAGTTCAAGGCCGAAGGTGATGAGATGGTCGGCGACGCGATCGCCGATGAAGGCATCCAATATTTGAAGACGATCAATTTCGGCATCAACACCGGCGCCTTGGGCGAAATCAAAGCGGCGTCTGCGATCGCTGCTGAGTAA
- a CDS encoding transcription elongation factor, with protein MLWDHGLASVLEVPLANGRRADVMALAGNGEIWIVETKSCLEDFAVDSKWPDYLEYCDRFFFGVTEDFPRELIPGNVGLIVADGFGGAVLRASPLAPLSGARRKMVTLAFARIAAQRLAFIAQDV; from the coding sequence ATGTTGTGGGATCACGGCTTGGCGTCGGTGCTCGAAGTGCCCCTTGCCAACGGACGACGCGCGGATGTCATGGCGCTCGCCGGCAACGGTGAAATCTGGATCGTCGAGACGAAGTCTTGCCTTGAAGATTTCGCCGTCGATTCCAAATGGCCGGATTATCTCGAATATTGCGATCGCTTCTTCTTCGGAGTGACCGAGGATTTTCCGCGCGAACTTATCCCAGGGAATGTTGGCCTCATCGTCGCAGACGGCTTCGGCGGCGCCGTGCTCCGGGCAAGTCCGCTGGCGCCATTGTCGGGCGCGCGGCGCAAGATGGTGACGCTCGCCTTTGCGCGTATCGCTGCGCAACGTTTGGCATTCATCGCTCAGGACGTATGA